From Acinetobacter suaedae, one genomic window encodes:
- a CDS encoding beta-ketoacyl synthase chain length factor: MLKLHLTQPQLIDAQQNYAALDSIPAMQRRRLSALAKMALSSALTTLNGQEVDYIVWASRYGDEQKTLDILQDVLQQQTPSPTQFSTSVHNAIAGLYSILCQDATPSTSLSCEWTEALIEAYAILKSIPTAQRVLVVAYDQALPGIYTDAAEFSAFALATIVSLEHPNLEVLKLSGSESLESLAFYQFWQAAEVGQSVLRWKKC; this comes from the coding sequence ATGTTGAAACTCCATCTAACGCAGCCTCAGCTTATTGATGCACAGCAAAACTATGCTGCGTTGGACTCTATCCCAGCGATGCAACGTCGCCGTCTATCTGCATTGGCAAAAATGGCATTAAGCAGTGCCTTGACGACGCTCAATGGTCAAGAGGTGGATTATATTGTCTGGGCTTCTCGATATGGAGATGAACAAAAAACCTTAGATATTCTGCAAGATGTCTTACAACAACAAACGCCATCCCCAACACAGTTTTCAACCTCAGTTCACAATGCGATTGCAGGCTTGTATTCGATTTTATGTCAGGATGCCACTCCCTCTACAAGTTTAAGCTGTGAATGGACGGAAGCATTAATCGAGGCTTATGCAATATTAAAATCAATACCCACAGCACAACGTGTGTTGGTGGTGGCATATGATCAAGCCTTACCGGGTATTTATACCGACGCGGCTGAGTTCTCAGCATTTGCGTTGGCGACCATTGTCAGCTTAGAGCATCCTAATTTGGAAGTTTTGAAGCTCAGCGGCTCGGAATCCTTAGAAAGTTTGGCTTTTTATCAGTTTTGGCAGGCTGCAGAAGTAGGTCAATCGGTGTTGAGATGGAAAAAATGTTAA
- a CDS encoding AMP-binding protein — translation MPISFYNDIDSANTLCITSELKTISYADFWQDVAEQAAAIRGLSQETWALWEQDSYQFLLLFFAGLLANKKIILPPNRVRDLEQQFLQQDIHFLERQFIHASLNSSEHEANLIRLQKDEFLDQAEVMFFTSGSTGEPKKIERTLKQLLNEVSGLASSFQLNAKSAAIATVSHQHIYGLLFKLLLPLATGRPFFNTQLAFPEDVIQVQQRLAEAGWMHYVISSPALLKRWSPDLALQHCEMIFSSGGKLDAGVRPHLNVPIIEVLGSSETGGIAHRHQDDAAWTAFDNVGIQISATTQLMVQSNHAGESGWIITGDAAEWIDINLKQFKLLGRLDRIIKLEEKRLSLDAIEYQINRLVEVEQSHALVTEHQNRQMLACIVVLTTEAQQQLIELGKMVFVKKLKQQLQFQLESIAIPRQWRFLSQIPQNAQSKRDKNYLKALFAPMLQPVVLSQWQVQDEHYLQLEFPPELECFKGHFPKQAIYPGVGQISFVQQFAKHRWSDLNECQGLEQIKFQNLIRPYAVIQLKLTRKQYKISFEMTAAEQTLASGRLSFAVDEG, via the coding sequence ATGCCTATTTCTTTTTATAATGATATTGATTCAGCTAATACATTGTGTATTACTTCTGAGTTAAAAACAATTTCTTATGCTGATTTTTGGCAAGACGTCGCTGAACAAGCTGCTGCAATAAGAGGATTGAGCCAAGAGACATGGGCATTGTGGGAACAAGATAGTTACCAGTTTTTGCTATTATTCTTTGCAGGCTTATTGGCCAATAAAAAAATTATTTTACCCCCCAATCGTGTCCGAGATTTAGAACAACAATTTTTACAGCAAGATATTCATTTTCTTGAGCGTCAGTTTATTCATGCGTCTTTAAATAGCAGTGAACATGAAGCGAACTTGATCAGACTACAAAAGGATGAATTCCTCGATCAGGCGGAAGTGATGTTTTTTACCTCTGGCTCAACAGGGGAACCGAAAAAAATTGAACGTACCTTAAAGCAGCTTTTAAATGAAGTTTCAGGCTTGGCCAGCAGTTTCCAGCTCAATGCAAAAAGTGCTGCAATTGCGACGGTTAGCCATCAGCATATCTACGGTTTATTGTTCAAGCTACTGCTGCCATTGGCAACGGGTCGCCCTTTTTTCAATACGCAACTGGCATTTCCCGAAGATGTTATTCAGGTGCAACAGCGTTTAGCCGAAGCGGGTTGGATGCATTATGTGATCTCAAGTCCAGCTTTATTAAAACGCTGGAGTCCAGATCTCGCCTTACAACATTGTGAAATGATCTTTAGTTCAGGTGGAAAGCTGGATGCAGGTGTTCGTCCGCACCTGAATGTGCCGATTATTGAGGTTCTGGGCAGTTCTGAAACAGGGGGCATCGCACACCGTCATCAGGATGATGCAGCGTGGACAGCATTCGATAATGTCGGGATTCAGATTTCAGCGACTACTCAGCTTATGGTGCAAAGTAACCATGCCGGTGAGTCTGGCTGGATTATTACCGGCGATGCTGCTGAATGGATCGATATCAATCTTAAGCAATTTAAATTATTGGGACGACTGGATCGCATTATCAAACTCGAAGAAAAGCGTTTAAGCCTGGATGCCATTGAATATCAGATCAATCGCTTGGTTGAGGTTGAACAAAGTCATGCTTTAGTGACGGAACATCAGAATCGCCAAATGCTGGCGTGTATTGTGGTGCTGACAACAGAAGCCCAGCAGCAACTGATTGAGCTGGGCAAAATGGTATTTGTGAAGAAGTTAAAGCAGCAACTCCAGTTTCAGCTTGAAAGCATTGCAATTCCAAGACAATGGCGTTTCCTGAGCCAGATTCCACAAAATGCGCAATCAAAACGAGATAAAAACTATTTAAAAGCGCTGTTTGCACCGATGTTGCAGCCCGTGGTTTTATCACAGTGGCAAGTGCAGGATGAGCATTATCTTCAATTGGAGTTTCCTCCTGAGCTGGAATGCTTTAAAGGACATTTTCCGAAGCAAGCAATTTATCCTGGCGTTGGGCAGATCAGTTTTGTTCAACAGTTTGCCAAGCACAGATGGTCTGATTTAAATGAGTGTCAGGGATTGGAGCAGATCAAGTTCCAGAATCTGATACGTCCTTATGCAGTGATACAATTAAAATTAACGCGTAAACAGTATAAAATTAGCTTTGAAATGACCGCCGCTGAACAGACTCTGGCTTCTGGTCGTCTTTCGTTTGCTGTTGATGAGGGGTAG
- a CDS encoding lysophospholipid acyltransferase family protein, with product MEKMLKLNQIKQKANYAWRVAVTGFSFASFGVGGVGIATIVAPLVHLSSRNPVVRQQRAQKVIHYSFKGFTEMMVKLGAMTYSVEGLEKLQNSRQELIIANHPTLIDVVVMIGLMEQANCVVKQSLWSNPFTRGPVRSAGYILNEGSQQFIEDCVLRLKQQDAASLLIFPEGTRTEKGECLNEFQRGAANIAIRANVPIRPVLITCTPSTLTKNEKWYHVPAQPFHIEIKVLDAIEVQDILEDSEVSPKQVRQLNQGFYQIFNNELSKNEQSC from the coding sequence ATGGAAAAAATGTTAAAGCTGAATCAGATTAAACAGAAAGCCAATTATGCTTGGCGTGTTGCAGTAACAGGTTTCAGCTTTGCTAGTTTCGGTGTGGGTGGAGTTGGGATTGCAACAATTGTGGCACCTTTGGTTCACTTAAGCAGCCGCAATCCAGTTGTCCGTCAGCAACGTGCACAGAAAGTCATTCATTATAGTTTTAAGGGTTTTACTGAAATGATGGTCAAACTTGGTGCGATGACCTATTCAGTTGAGGGGCTGGAAAAACTGCAAAATAGTCGCCAAGAATTGATCATTGCCAATCATCCGACTTTAATTGATGTCGTAGTGATGATTGGATTAATGGAACAAGCAAACTGTGTTGTTAAACAGTCATTATGGTCTAATCCATTTACACGTGGTCCGGTGCGGAGTGCGGGTTATATTTTAAATGAAGGTTCACAACAGTTTATTGAGGACTGTGTCCTTCGATTAAAACAACAGGACGCAGCTTCATTACTGATTTTTCCCGAAGGGACGCGAACCGAAAAAGGCGAGTGTTTAAATGAATTTCAACGTGGGGCCGCAAATATTGCGATTCGTGCCAATGTGCCCATACGTCCAGTTTTGATCACGTGTACGCCATCTACCTTAACTAAAAATGAAAAATGGTATCATGTGCCCGCACAGCCTTTTCATATCGAGATTAAGGTGCTGGATGCAATTGAGGTCCAAGATATTTTGGAAGATTCAGAAGTTTCACCGAAGCAGGTGCGTCAGTTGAATCAAGGTTTTTATCAAATTTTTAATAATGAGTTGTCAAAAAATGAGCAATCTTGCTGA
- a CDS encoding COG4648 family protein — MKHLLRGGVITFFVLYPFIVGWSLSHGQFLWVSALLVVLGILRLVSAKKDLMLPLTGLAIICGGLSLILKDHAWLKLYPIGMSLGALVIFALTLYKPPSMIERFARLMEPDLPASGIQWTRKVTVVWCIFFSINALIALATCFAPMKVWVIYNGFISYVLMGILLLGEFILRKRHQRLNQTTS, encoded by the coding sequence ATGAAGCATCTGTTAAGAGGGGGAGTAATCACATTTTTTGTATTATACCCCTTTATTGTCGGATGGAGTCTATCACATGGTCAGTTTCTCTGGGTTAGTGCTTTACTCGTCGTTCTTGGTATACTTCGTTTGGTCAGTGCGAAAAAAGACTTGATGTTGCCTTTGACCGGATTGGCCATTATCTGTGGTGGTTTGAGTCTGATTTTAAAAGATCATGCTTGGCTTAAGCTTTATCCAATCGGAATGAGTTTAGGGGCTTTGGTTATCTTTGCCCTGACTTTGTATAAACCACCTTCTATGATCGAGCGTTTTGCCCGTTTGATGGAACCCGATTTACCTGCATCGGGAATACAGTGGACACGTAAAGTGACCGTGGTTTGGTGTATATTTTTTAGTATAAATGCCCTGATTGCATTGGCAACCTGCTTTGCACCAATGAAGGTGTGGGTGATCTATAATGGTTTTATCTCTTACGTTTTGATGGGAATTTTATTATTGGGTGAGTTTATCTTGCGCAAAAGACATCAACGTTTAAATCAAACAACATCTTAA
- a CDS encoding phosphopantetheine-binding protein, whose product MSNLADELKQMIIDVLALEDICISDIETEAPLFGEGLGLDSIDALELGLALKKRYNIHLNAESDETKQHFKSVQSLVALVEAQQAV is encoded by the coding sequence ATGAGCAATCTTGCTGATGAATTAAAGCAAATGATTATTGATGTTCTTGCGCTTGAGGATATTTGCATCAGTGATATTGAAACTGAAGCACCACTCTTTGGTGAGGGGTTAGGCTTAGACTCAATTGATGCGCTCGAGTTGGGTCTGGCATTGAAAAAGCGTTACAACATTCATTTGAATGCCGAGTCAGATGAGACCAAACAACATTTTAAATCAGTTCAAAGCCTGGTGGCTTTGGTTGAAGCACAGCAAGCAGTTTAA
- a CDS encoding acyl carrier protein yields MLTQEQVLAKLREWMQDLFEIEPDEIQLDSNLYEDLDVDSIDAVDLVVKIKELTGKQVKPEDFKAVRTVQDVVVVIQNMTAE; encoded by the coding sequence ATGTTAACTCAAGAACAGGTGCTGGCAAAATTAAGAGAATGGATGCAGGATTTATTTGAAATTGAGCCTGATGAAATTCAGCTTGATTCAAATTTATATGAAGATCTCGACGTCGACAGTATCGATGCGGTGGATTTAGTGGTGAAAATTAAAGAACTGACCGGCAAGCAAGTCAAGCCAGAAGACTTTAAGGCGGTCAGAACAGTACAAGATGTTGTTGTTGTCATTCAGAACATGACGGCTGAATGA
- the der gene encoding ribosome biogenesis GTPase Der: MKPVIALIGRPNVGKSTLFNQITKSRDALVADFAGLTRDRKYGDAVYQNKSFIVVDTGGIGENEGGIDSYMAEQSKTAIHEADIIVFVVDARAGLLASDEQIARELRTLGKKVYLVANKVDGVHAEAALVEFYKLGMGEPLQVAASHGRGVQQMLEDVLAEVPEDENPEEHNKNTGLRLAIIGRPNVGKSTLVNRLLGEERVVAFDQPGTTRDSIYIPFERDGRQYTLIDTAGVRRKGKVDEMIEKFSIVKTLQAMKDANVVVIVVDAREGIVEQDLHLIGYALEAGRAMVIAINKWDNMTEYDRKQCKLDVERRFDFIPWAKIHLISALHGTGVGELYPSIHRAYESSNLKVSPAKLTQILNDATEAHQPPMISGRRIKMRYAHMGGQNPPTIVIHGNKVDKTPADYRRYLENVFRKVYKLEGTPVKIDFKTSENPFEGRKSQVDERVAARKRRYVQKFKKAEKKFKR; the protein is encoded by the coding sequence ATGAAACCCGTTATTGCGCTCATTGGTCGTCCAAACGTCGGAAAATCAACGCTATTTAACCAAATCACTAAAAGTCGTGATGCTTTGGTTGCTGACTTCGCTGGTTTAACTCGTGACCGCAAATACGGAGATGCGGTATATCAAAATAAATCATTTATCGTCGTCGATACCGGTGGTATCGGTGAAAATGAAGGTGGTATTGACTCTTACATGGCGGAGCAGTCAAAAACCGCGATACATGAAGCGGATATCATCGTTTTCGTGGTAGATGCGCGTGCTGGCCTATTGGCATCAGATGAACAAATTGCACGAGAACTACGCACATTAGGTAAGAAAGTTTATTTAGTTGCTAACAAAGTGGATGGCGTCCATGCTGAAGCTGCTTTAGTCGAGTTTTATAAGCTCGGTATGGGTGAGCCATTGCAAGTAGCTGCAAGTCATGGTCGTGGCGTACAGCAAATGTTAGAAGATGTACTTGCAGAAGTACCTGAAGATGAAAATCCTGAAGAGCATAATAAAAATACGGGTTTGCGTTTAGCGATTATTGGTCGTCCAAACGTGGGGAAGTCAACACTCGTTAACCGTTTATTGGGTGAAGAACGTGTGGTGGCTTTCGACCAACCAGGGACAACCCGTGACTCGATTTATATCCCATTTGAACGTGATGGTCGCCAATATACTTTGATTGATACGGCAGGTGTACGTCGTAAAGGTAAAGTGGATGAAATGATTGAGAAATTCTCAATTGTTAAAACACTACAAGCGATGAAAGATGCAAATGTGGTTGTAATCGTTGTAGATGCTCGTGAAGGTATTGTTGAGCAAGATCTACATTTGATCGGTTATGCACTTGAAGCAGGTCGTGCAATGGTGATTGCCATCAACAAGTGGGACAACATGACCGAGTATGATCGTAAGCAATGTAAACTAGATGTTGAGCGTCGCTTTGATTTTATTCCATGGGCGAAAATTCATTTAATTTCGGCATTACATGGCACTGGGGTGGGTGAGTTATACCCATCCATCCATCGCGCTTATGAATCATCGAATTTGAAAGTTTCACCAGCAAAACTCACTCAAATTCTAAATGATGCAACAGAAGCACATCAGCCGCCAATGATTAGTGGTCGACGTATTAAAATGCGTTATGCGCATATGGGGGGGCAAAACCCACCGACGATCGTTATTCATGGTAATAAGGTCGATAAGACACCGGCAGACTATCGCCGTTATCTCGAAAATGTATTCCGTAAAGTCTACAAGCTTGAAGGAACACCCGTTAAGATTGATTTTAAAACGTCTGAAAATCCATTTGAAGGTCGTAAATCTCAGGTGGATGAGCGCGTTGCAGCACGTAAACGCCGTTATGTTCAGAAATTCAAAAAGGCTGAAAAGAAATTTAAGCGTTAA